TTCGGCAGACGCTCTACGAAGTAAGGGCCGCGCTGCCGGACGGCGCCCTGGAGTGTCAGGGCGGGGCCGGCGTGCGTGCGCGTTCGGATGCCCTGTGGTGCGACGCGCGTGTTCTCGCGAAGGCGGCTCGGGAGAAAAGGCACGCGCGGGTTCGGGATCTGTATGGGGGCGAGTTCCTGCCGGGCTTCCACGCGGCGACCCCGTCTTTGGCGTTCCAGGAGTGGGTCGAAGCGCAGCGTATCCGCCTCCGCTCTCTGGCGTTCTGGAGCACCTGGTCGCTGGCGCTCGAGGCCCGGGCCGGGCACGACGACGTCCTCGCGGCGCGCCTCGCGGTCGAGGCGGCGGAGCTTCAGCCCTACGACGAGATCATACTCCGCGACACGGTCCGGTTCCTCACCGAGTTGGGAGACCGGGCGAGGGCTCTGGAGGTCTACCGGGGGCACCTGCGTCGGTGGCGCGCCGATCTGGGCGTTGAGCCCGCGGACCGGACCGTCGCGCTAATCGAGGCAGTCCGAAGGGGGGGTGAGCTTCCCGAGGACCCGGGAGCGCTACTGTCCGCGCCGGCCGCCGGGAGCTAACCAGGCTTCTCCCGGACGTCCTTGCGCCCTATTGTGCCCCCCGGCCGATCGGCCGGGGCCAGCGCGCCTCGCCGACCCTCCATCGCATCCCGACGGGAGCGCATCCTCCTTCATGATTTCCGCTTCCTTCGGTGAACACTCGGTAGCCA
The DNA window shown above is from Gemmatimonadota bacterium and carries:
- a CDS encoding BTAD domain-containing putative transcriptional regulator; the protein is MLRLLTLGGLSLADASGREAVAILRRPKRLAFVCLVGASRDWVSRDQILGMLWPDLDEDHARHALRQTLYEVRAALPDGALECQGGAGVRARSDALWCDARVLAKAAREKRHARVRDLYGGEFLPGFHAATPSLAFQEWVEAQRIRLRSLAFWSTWSLALEARAGHDDVLAARLAVEAAELQPYDEIILRDTVRFLTELGDRARALEVYRGHLRRWRADLGVEPADRTVALIEAVRRGGELPEDPGALLSAPAAGS